In Bombina bombina isolate aBomBom1 chromosome 6, aBomBom1.pri, whole genome shotgun sequence, a single genomic region encodes these proteins:
- the LOC128664781 gene encoding uncharacterized protein LOC128664781 yields MSHFDAIFDQLKLEAAKMGPTWLEEKLRPLLSPVVEPRVDIVEVAPKTSRRSRPPVRSDAEGGNSGRRKSSPSPGLKASVRKKSSSSSGSRQTGAEFADNVTQSGSTCSITEQFTEPVMKGDSLPKGKTANLGQKVVIRGKKQASKSDGLPRPISLCEGNEQASICSLGSALMKKKGEGLIVSGPIEIPQAVSEQLHNVSKSAHFLRPCNNTENQAYRVLDERVERPEASDSHHDTEVDNGVVELDLYLDSSEEDFIPPSPNVVNTISQFNTSVRVTGDPVLKGELRNLRDRNVEVIKNLPVTNDVFLLDGNETGSRPENSQGLLMVGNDGLSGEAYGLQESWTENIRLDIEDGVPGVERFNAKGEETRTEKGQQLMTNTDPRATGFQNTEKVTAASQRIQSAVPQDLSTVPANVMIYYIPTIRCELYPKCHMGNKQFTPKSIHKTYTPRYRIIVLLELQSRVSS; encoded by the exons atgtcgcattttgatgcgatttttgaccaacttaagttggaagctgcaaaaatgggccctacctggctcgaagaaaaattacgtccattgcttagcccggtcgtcgaacccagagtggatatcgttgaggtggctccgaaaacatcgaggcgttcgaggcctccagttcgttctgatgctgaagggggtaatagcggtcggagaaaatccagccccagtccggggttaaaggcgtctgtgaggaagaagtcaagttcgagctccggaagtcggcagaccggagcggagtttgctgataatgtgacgcagtccgggagcacttgttccattacggaacaattcactgagcctgtaatgaagggtgattctttgcctaagggtaagacggccaatttaggccagaaagtagtaattagagggaaaaagcaagctagtaaaagtgacggcctgCCGAGGCCTATTTCTCTGTGTGAGGGTAATGAACAagcgagtatatgtagtttaggtagcgccttaatgaaaaagaaaggtgagggtttgattgtatcagggccgattgaaatacctcaggcagtttcagaacagttacataatgtttctaagtcggctcattttttaagaccttgcaataatacggaaaatcaggcttatcgggtgttagacgagagggttgaaaggcctgaagccagcgatagtcatcatgataccgaggttgataacggtgtggtagaattagatttatatttagattcttctgaggaggattttattcctccttctcccaatgtagttaacactattagccagtttaatacgtcagtcagggtcacgggtgatccagttttaaagggcgagttaagaaatttgagggataggaatgttgaagtaattaaaaatttacctgtcactaatgatgtttttcttttagatgggaatgaaactgggtcacggcctgagaattcccagggtcttttaatggtgggaaatgacggcctaagtggggaggcttatggccttcaggaatcttggacggaaaatatcaggctggatattgaggacggcgttccaggggtggaacgttttaatgcaaagggagaagaaacaagg acggaaaaagggcagcaattaatgactaacacggatcccagggctactggtttccagaatacagagaaggttacggctgcatctcaaaggaTTCAGTCTGCAGTGCCTCAGGACCtgagtacag TGCCAGCTAATGTGATGATATACTACATCCCAACTATTAGGTGTGAATTGTATCCAAAATGTCATATGGGTAATAAACAATTTACTCCtaaaagtatacataaaacatacactCCAAGGTATAGAATTATAGTTTTGCTTGAGCTCCAGTCTAGGGTATCAAGTTAA